The Calliphora vicina chromosome 3, idCalVici1.1, whole genome shotgun sequence genome contains a region encoding:
- the tna gene encoding zinc finger MIZ domain-containing protein 2: protein MQLIVDKIPMFSKQTTKRNSKKKNDEMNGQAGSSRAPALGGQISPPGGYTEAQHQQQQQFQQQQQFYQQQQQQNFQHQQHHPHLNQQQQQLHHHQQQQQQQQQQQHQQHQQHQQHFLNHANNSYPVSGGGGSYLGESDSLRTLNNTFGPNSEFTSSALKEERLQFPGGHTRDSVSAGAASSGGVISPALTSPAANSQSNPSANYNNMVTATGAQQANMDAMSSYSQMGGMHPGANNGMMSTSAQSQHTHQYMNGNGPGGVGMNPAAMGPMSGGSGGGGSAASQANMQMNQMGGANGNAVGSMNPAGQMNGMPGYNNGIGGPATASARHHQMSSMNQMQNMSMNGMGGMQSGGGGGGMGPGGSASSMSLHQQQQQQQMSAMNPMAKMQGMANGGYNQRRMTPYPNPQMHAAQKRGGMYPMNSQNVPQQQGGGMPYGAGQMHPQTSNGVPLPMQAGYGRAGPMAGYGRPGNCGSMSGMGPGGMGPGGMGPGSMGPGGMGPGGMGPGGIGPGGMGPGGMGPGGMGPGGCMSSMQRFGAGGYGPSSHHSQQAQFYPGSQPGMGMNGGSSAGGMCPAGPGSASSTGNPYQNQGFQQNYQHSPVPGNPTPPLTPACSVPYVSPNPDIKPQMDNCEEMRLTFPVRDGIILPPFRLLHNLSVSNHVFHLKQNVYNTLMCRSDLELQLKCFHQDDRQMNTNWPHTVTVSANATPLNIERSEKTGQALRPLYLKSVCQPGRNTLQLTASSCCCSHLFVLQLVHRPSVRQVMQSLHKRNLLPLEHSVAKIKRYFAIGMVGGSGPNSQNPDGSSNGNNVNDPNKCAKISLKCPIMKSRIRLPARGLECKHVQCFDLEGYLMMNCERGTWRCPECSKPALTESLEIDQYYWAILNTLSNTDVEEVVIDSSANWRAVQGNIQGSPNSNTGSSVGGGPAGPSSAGSSVGNPNNNNSNSMSIPAIKQENFSDDMTKAMSPGSTQLPTWDNTQAMSPYNCHDMNSIANGNMMGGSSGNQSGNNSVGNRNSFDNFNNPQTPGDMQQQQQQQQQQQDSAHQNNSMTHLNEPLDQLNAMEKSLNDQMPHTPHTPHTPGGASHPMTPGGPPSVSSAHNEPMNATPNGGNNSSNHNSPQTPGTPNNRMSTGGSSQQQDGQQQQQQQQQTQQQSQQEQIINSLINSQSSDLVNLNEGDLNAELNSFVPSNMSHADAANDLNLLSDVDPLEILSYLDPQPDLNTPPSSGSSNNNNNEDILASLFD from the exons AAAAAATGATGAAATGAATGGCCAAGCAGGCTCCTCAAGGGCTCCAGCCTTAGGGGGCCAAATATCACCACCTGGCGGTTATACAGAAGCACAAcaccaacagcagcaacaattccagcaacaacagcaattctatcaacaacaacagcagcaaaatttccaacatcaacaacatcatCCACATCTcaatcagcagcagcaacagcttcatcatcatcagcagcagcagcaacaacaacagcagcaacaacaccaacagcaccagcaacaccaacaacattttttaaatcatgCCAATAATTCATATCCCGTTAGTGGTGGTGGCGGTTCTTATTTAGGCGAATCCGATAGTTTACGCACTTTAAATAATACCTTTGGTCCCAATTCGGAATTTACCTCATCGGCGCTCAAAGAAGAACGTCTACAATTTCCCGGCGGCCACACTAGAGACAGTGTTAGCGCTGGTGCTGCCAGCAGTGGTGGTGTTATAAGTCCTGCCTTAACTTCGCCCGCGGCAAATTCGCAAAGTAATCCTTCGGCGAATTATAATAATATGGTAACAGCTACTGGTGCTCAACAGGCCAATATGGATGCTATGAGTAGTTATAGTCAG ATGGGTGGTATGCACCCTGGAGCCAATAATGGCATGATGAGTACATCAGCACAGTCACAACACACGCATCAATATATGAATGGTAATGGTCCTGGTGGTGTTGGTATGAATCCAGCGGCCATGGGTCCCATGTCGGGTGGCAGTGGTGGCGGTGGCAGTGCAGCAAGTCAAGCCAATATGCAAATGAATCAAATGGGTGGTGCAAATGGTAATGCAGTTGGCTCTATGAATCCAGCTGGTCAAATGAATGGCATGCCAGGTTATAATAATGGTATTGGGGGACCAGCAACGGCGTCAGCGAGGCATCATCAA atGTCGAGCATGAATCAAATGCAAAATATGTCTATGAATGGTATGGGTGGCATGCAATCCGGCGGCGGTGGTGGTGGTATGGGTCCTGGTGGTTCGGCCAGTAGTATGTCGTtgcatcagcagcagcaacagcagcaaatGAGTGCCATGAATCCTATGGCTAAAATGCAAGGTATGGCCAATGGTGGTTACAATCAAAGACGCATGACACCCTATCCCAATCCACAAATGCATGCGGCACAAAAGAGAGGTGGCATGTATCCCATGAATTCTCAAAATGTTCCTCAACAACAGGGCGGTGGCATGCCATACGGTGCTGGACAAATGCATCCACAAACGAGTAATGGTGTACCTTTGCCCATGCAAGCTGGCTATGGGCGTGCAGGTCCTATGGCCGGCTATGGTAGACCCGGAAATTGTGGCAGTATGAGTGGTATGGGTCCTGGAGGCATGGGTCCCGGTGGTATGGGTCCTGGCAGCATGGGTCCTGGTGGCATGGGTCCCGGTGGCATGGGTCCTGGTGGTATTGGTCCTGGTGGCATGGGTCCAGGTGGTATGGGTCCTGGCGGCATGGGTCCTGGTGGCTGTATGAGTTCTATGCAACGTTTTGGCGCTGGTGGTTACGGTCCCAGTTCACATCATTCTCAACAGGCACAATTTTATCCTGGCTCTCAACCTGGTATGGGTATGAATGGTGGCAGCTCTGCTGGTGGCATGTGTCCGGCTGGTCCCGGCTCTGCTTCCAGTACTGGCAATCCTTATCAAAATCAAGG ttttcaacaaaattatcaACACAGTCCAGTTCCTGGCAATCCAACACCTCCTTTAACACCCGCCTGCAGTGTACCCTACGTCAGTCCAAATCCTGATATTAAACCTCAAATGGATAATT gcgAAGAAATGAGACTGACATTCCCAGTACGTGATGGCATTATACTTCCACCTTTCCGTTTGTTACACAATCTTTCCGTTAGCAATCATGTATTCCACCTTaagcaaaatgtttacaataccCTCATGTGTCG ATCGGATTTGGAACTACAATTAAAATGCTTCCATCAGGATGATAGACAAATGAATACCAATTGGCCACATACAGTTACTGTATCGGCTAATGCTACCCCACTTAATATAGAACGTTCCGAGAAGACCGGTCAAGCTTTAAGGCCGCTATATTTGAAATCTGTTTGCCAACCGGGACGTAATACGTTACAGTTAACTGCTAGTTCCTGCTGTTGT tctCACTTATTCGTTTTACAACTAGTCCATCGACCATCTGTGCGGCAAGTAATGCAAAGTTTACACAAACGTAATCTGCTACCTTTGGAACATAGTGTGGCCAAGATTAAGCGCTATTTTGCCATTGGTATGGTGGGCGGCAGTGGTCCAAATTCACAAAATCCCGATGGCTCTAGCAATGGCAACAATGTGAATGATCCTAACAAATGTGCAAAGATCTCATTGAAATGTCCGATCATGAAATCTCGAATACGTTTGCCTGCCCGTGGTCTTGAATGCAAACATGTCCAGTGCTTCGATTTGGAGGGTTATCTAATGATGAACTGCGAACGAGGAACGTGGCGTTGTCCGGAATGTAGTAAACCTGCGTTAACCGAAAGTCTAGAAATCGATCAGTATTACTGGGCCATTTTGAATACACTCAGCAATACGGATGTCGAAGAAGTGGTCATTGATTCCTCAGCTAATTGGCGAGCAGTGCAGGGTAACATACAAGGAAGTCCAAATAGTAATACGGGCAGCAGTGTAGGTGGTGGTCCAGCCGGCCCCTCGTCAGCTGGCTCTAGTGTTGGCAAtcccaataataataatagtaatagcATGAGCATACCGGCCATAAAACAGGAAAATTTCAGCGATGACATGACTAAGGCTATGTCGCCCGGTTCAACGCAATTACCCACATGGGATAATACACAAGCAATGAGTCCTTATAACTGTCATGATATGAATTCTATTGCCAATGGTAATATGATGGGCGGTAGCAGTGGCAATCAAAGTGGCAATAATAG TGTCGGCAATCGCAATAGTTTCGATAATTTTAATAATCCACAAACACCGGGTGAtatgcaacagcaacaacagcagcagcaacagcagcaagaTTCAGCCCATCAAAACAACTCTATGACACATTTAAATGAACCTCTAGATCAACTAAATGCCATGGAGAAATCCCTTAACGATCag ATGCCCCATACCCCGCATACACCACATACACCTGGCGGTGCCAGTCATCCCATGACACCAGGCGGTCCACCTTCGGTTAGTTCGGCTCACAATGAGCCTATGAATGCTACACCGAATGGCGGTAATAATTCCAGTAATCACAATTCGCCACAAACTCCGGGTACTCCCAATAATCGCATGTCTACTGGTGGCAGTAGTCAACAACAAGATggtcagcagcagcaacagcagcaacaacaaacacaacaacagTCACAACAAGAACAAATTATTAACTCATTAATAAATTCACAATCATCCGATTTGGTGAATCTCAATGAGGGCGATTTAAATGCCGAACTAAATAGTTTTGTTCCTTCAAATATGAGTCATGCCGATGCCGCCAATGATTTGAAT CTGCTCTCGGATGTTGATCCTTTGGAAATATTGTCCTATTTAGATCCGCAACCGGATTTAAATACCCCACCCTCCAGCGGCTCtagtaataacaataacaatgaaGATATTCTGGCCTCCTTAtttgattaa